The Streptomyces kanamyceticus genome window below encodes:
- a CDS encoding glucose PTS transporter subunit EIIB — protein sequence MASKAEKIVAGLGGIDNIEEVEGCITRLRTEVKDPALVDDAALKAAGAHGVVKMGTAVQVVIGTDADPIAADIEDMM from the coding sequence ATGGCCAGCAAGGCTGAGAAGATCGTTGCCGGGCTCGGCGGCATCGACAACATCGAAGAGGTCGAGGGCTGCATCACCCGCCTCCGCACCGAGGTCAAGGACCCGGCTCTGGTCGACGACGCCGCCCTCAAGGCCGCGGGCGCCCACGGCGTCGTCAAGATGGGCACCGCGGTCCAGGTCGTCATCGGCACCGACGCGGACCCGATCGCCGCGGACATCGAAGACATGATGTGA
- a CDS encoding DUF3618 domain-containing protein translates to MSDADVRTPAQIEADIKRRRDQLAETLDEIGVRVHPKTIVGDAKAKVAASVDNSLGRAYVGVNRFVSDVKGQLVTEEGAPRIERIVPVALVAVGLVGLLVVGSRRRSS, encoded by the coding sequence GTGTCGGATGCGGATGTCAGGACCCCTGCGCAGATCGAGGCGGACATCAAGCGCCGGCGCGACCAGCTGGCCGAGACCCTCGACGAGATCGGGGTGCGCGTCCACCCGAAGACGATCGTGGGCGACGCGAAGGCGAAGGTCGCGGCGAGCGTGGACAACTCACTGGGCCGGGCGTACGTCGGAGTGAACCGCTTCGTCTCGGACGTGAAGGGCCAGCTCGTCACGGAGGAGGGCGCGCCCCGGATCGAGCGGATCGTCCCGGTGGCCCTGGTGGCGGTGGGCCTCGTGGGGCTCCTCGTGGTGGGTTCGCGGCGCCGCAGCAGCTGA
- a CDS encoding MBL fold metallo-hydrolase has translation MKLTVVGCSGSFPSAESACSSYLVEADGFRLLLDMGNGALGELQRHIGLYDLDAIFLSHLHADHCIDMCAYFVARYYRHEGGRCAPIPVYGPEGTEQRLTTAYADTPSASSMSEVFDFHTVKPGSFDIGPFAVRTEKVCHPVEAYAIRVEHEGRSLTYSGDTGTCDVLDELATGTDLFLCEAAFTHGKENIPDLHLNGREAGESAARAGAGRLLLTHIPPWTDPQVNLADARAVYGGPTALAAPGATYEI, from the coding sequence ATGAAGCTCACCGTCGTCGGCTGCTCGGGGTCGTTTCCCTCCGCGGAATCGGCCTGCTCGAGCTACCTCGTCGAGGCCGACGGCTTCCGGTTGCTGCTCGACATGGGCAACGGCGCCCTCGGCGAGCTGCAGCGCCACATCGGTCTGTACGACCTCGACGCGATCTTCCTCAGCCATCTGCACGCCGATCACTGCATCGACATGTGCGCGTACTTCGTGGCGCGCTACTACCGGCACGAGGGCGGCCGCTGCGCCCCCATCCCCGTCTACGGACCCGAGGGCACCGAGCAGCGCCTGACCACCGCGTACGCGGACACCCCTTCGGCGTCCTCGATGAGCGAGGTCTTCGACTTCCACACGGTCAAGCCGGGCTCGTTCGACATCGGCCCCTTCGCCGTACGCACCGAGAAGGTCTGCCACCCCGTGGAGGCGTACGCGATCCGCGTCGAGCACGAGGGCCGCTCCCTCACCTACTCCGGGGACACGGGCACCTGCGACGTCCTGGACGAACTCGCCACGGGCACCGACCTGTTCCTCTGCGAGGCGGCCTTCACGCACGGCAAGGAGAACATCCCCGACCTGCACCTCAACGGCCGCGAGGCGGGCGAGTCCGCCGCCCGGGCGGGTGCGGGAAGGCTGCTGCTCACCCACATCCCGCCGTGGACGGACCCGCAGGTCAACCTCGCGGACGCACGCGCGGTCTACGGGGGCCCCACCGCGCTGGCCGCGCCCGGCGCCACGTACGAGATCTAG
- a CDS encoding GroES family chaperonin codes for MSEKTHDDKLPIRMLHDRVLVRQDASEGERRSGGGILIPATAAVGRRLAWAEVVAVGQNVRAVEPGDRVLYDPEDRAEVEVRGVAYVLMRERDLHAVAADRFEGSEDSTGLYL; via the coding sequence GTGAGCGAGAAGACCCACGACGACAAGCTGCCCATCCGGATGCTGCACGACCGCGTGCTCGTGCGGCAGGACGCCAGCGAGGGCGAGCGCCGCTCCGGCGGCGGCATCCTGATCCCCGCGACCGCGGCCGTGGGCCGACGGCTCGCCTGGGCCGAGGTGGTCGCGGTCGGGCAGAACGTGCGCGCGGTGGAGCCCGGCGACCGGGTCCTGTACGACCCGGAGGACCGGGCCGAGGTCGAGGTGCGGGGCGTGGCGTACGTCCTGATGCGCGAGCGCGATCTGCACGCCGTGGCCGCGGACCGGTTCGAGGGCTCCGAGGACTCGACGGGGCTCTACCTGTAG
- the rdgB gene encoding RdgB/HAM1 family non-canonical purine NTP pyrophosphatase, giving the protein MTRLILATRNAGKITELKAILADAGLTHDLVGADAYPEIPDVKETGVTFAENALLKAHALAQATGLPAVADDSGLCVDVLNGAPGIFSARWAGKHGDDQANLDLLLAQLGDIAPEHRAAHFACAAALALPDGTERVVEGRLPGTLRTAPSGTGGFGYDPILQPDGETRTCAELTADEKNAISHRGKAFRGLVPVVRELLG; this is encoded by the coding sequence ATGACCCGCCTCATCCTCGCCACCCGCAACGCAGGCAAGATCACGGAACTGAAGGCGATCCTCGCCGACGCAGGGCTCACCCACGACCTCGTCGGCGCGGACGCCTACCCCGAGATCCCCGACGTCAAGGAAACCGGCGTCACCTTCGCCGAGAACGCCCTGCTCAAGGCGCACGCCCTCGCCCAGGCCACGGGCCTGCCCGCGGTCGCCGACGACTCGGGCCTGTGCGTCGACGTCCTGAACGGCGCGCCCGGCATCTTCTCCGCCCGCTGGGCGGGCAAGCACGGCGACGACCAAGCCAACCTGGACCTCCTCCTCGCCCAACTCGGCGACATCGCCCCCGAACACCGCGCCGCCCACTTCGCCTGCGCGGCGGCACTCGCCCTCCCCGACGGCACGGAACGCGTGGTCGAGGGCCGCCTCCCCGGCACCCTCCGCACCGCCCCCTCGGGCACGGGCGGTTTCGGCTATGACCCGATCCTCCAGCCGGACGGCGAGACGCGCACGTGCGCGGAGCTGACGGCGGACGAGAAGAACGCGATCAGCCATCGGGGGAAGGCGTTCCGGGGGCTGGTGCCGGTGGTTCGGGAGTTGTTGGGCTGA
- a CDS encoding PTS transporter subunit EIIC translates to MSSDAAAVPQKKWWNGLFQGLQKMGRSLQLPIAVLPAAGILNRLGQPDVFGDDGLGWTNVAKVFAAAGGSLLDSSLGLPLLFCIGVAIGMAKKADGSTALAAVAGFLVYYAVLRAFPDDCPAGADFAGAGMWSGLCVNEDGTSAQAAYQNPGVFGGIVMGLLAAWFWQRYHRVKLVDWLGFFNGRRLVPIIMAFIGLVFAGVCVWIWPPIGDALTSFSKWLVDLGWLGSGIFGVANRALLTIGLHQFLNTFVWFQFGDFTKPDGTVVHGDINRFLAGDPTAGQFTSGFFPIMMFALPAAALAITHCARPERRKVVGGMMLSVGLTSFVTGITEPIEYSFLFIAPLLYAIHAVLTGVSMAVTWALGVKDGFSFSAGLIDYVINWSLATKPWMIIPIGLCFAALYYALFRFVIVKFNLATPGREPEEEAEALDREQTKA, encoded by the coding sequence ATGAGCTCCGACGCCGCCGCGGTGCCACAGAAGAAGTGGTGGAACGGCCTGTTCCAAGGCCTCCAGAAGATGGGCCGCAGCCTTCAGCTGCCCATCGCGGTGCTGCCCGCCGCGGGCATCCTCAACCGCCTCGGCCAGCCCGACGTCTTCGGCGACGACGGCCTGGGCTGGACGAACGTCGCGAAGGTCTTCGCCGCGGCGGGCGGTTCGCTGCTCGACTCCTCGCTCGGCCTGCCGCTGCTGTTCTGCATCGGCGTCGCGATCGGCATGGCGAAGAAGGCGGACGGCTCCACGGCGCTCGCCGCGGTCGCGGGCTTCCTCGTGTACTACGCGGTCCTGCGGGCCTTCCCCGACGACTGCCCGGCGGGCGCGGACTTCGCGGGCGCGGGGATGTGGAGCGGCCTGTGCGTGAACGAGGACGGCACGTCGGCGCAGGCCGCGTACCAGAACCCAGGCGTGTTCGGCGGCATCGTGATGGGCCTGCTCGCCGCCTGGTTCTGGCAGCGCTACCACCGCGTGAAGCTGGTCGACTGGCTCGGCTTCTTCAACGGCCGCCGCCTCGTACCGATCATCATGGCCTTCATCGGCCTGGTCTTCGCCGGGGTCTGCGTGTGGATCTGGCCGCCCATCGGTGACGCGCTGACCAGCTTCTCCAAGTGGCTCGTCGACCTCGGCTGGCTGGGCTCGGGCATCTTCGGCGTCGCCAACCGCGCGCTGCTCACGATCGGCCTGCACCAGTTCCTGAATACGTTCGTGTGGTTCCAGTTCGGCGACTTCACCAAGCCGGACGGGACGGTCGTGCACGGTGACATCAACCGGTTCCTCGCGGGCGACCCGACGGCGGGCCAGTTCACCTCGGGCTTCTTCCCGATCATGATGTTCGCGCTGCCCGCCGCGGCCCTCGCCATCACGCACTGCGCCCGCCCCGAGCGCCGCAAGGTGGTCGGCGGCATGATGCTCTCGGTCGGTCTGACGTCGTTCGTCACGGGCATCACCGAGCCCATCGAGTACTCGTTCCTCTTCATCGCGCCACTGCTCTACGCGATCCACGCGGTGCTCACCGGTGTCTCGATGGCGGTGACGTGGGCGCTCGGCGTGAAGGACGGCTTCAGCTTCTCCGCGGGGTTGATCGACTACGTCATCAACTGGAGCCTCGCGACCAAGCCATGGATGATCATTCCGATCGGTCTGTGCTTCGCCGCGCTGTACTACGCGCTATTCCGCTTCGTCATCGTCAAGTTCAATCTGGCGACTCCCGGACGTGAACCGGAGGAGGAGGCAGAGGCCTTGGACAGAGAGCAGACCAAGGCGTAA
- a CDS encoding type II toxin-antitoxin system PemK/MazF family toxin yields the protein MDTSWWLALAAVVVLALVAALVDGWGRGHRKRSTRPAGRTRPPRGPRRRLPAPRPAEIWWARVPYEDGPGGKDRPCLVLSVRGESAVVAKITSKYHDERPGVIPLPPGVVGDAQGRASFLETDELRDVPLWEFRRRAGVVDPALWDQVRYLAG from the coding sequence ATGGACACGTCCTGGTGGCTCGCGCTGGCCGCCGTGGTGGTGCTCGCCCTGGTGGCCGCTCTGGTCGACGGGTGGGGTCGCGGGCACCGGAAGCGGAGTACCCGACCGGCTGGTCGGACCCGCCCGCCGCGGGGGCCGCGGCGACGGCTGCCCGCGCCGCGGCCCGCGGAGATCTGGTGGGCGCGGGTGCCTTACGAGGACGGGCCCGGCGGGAAGGACAGGCCCTGTCTGGTGCTGTCCGTGCGCGGGGAGAGTGCGGTGGTCGCGAAGATCACCAGCAAGTATCACGATGAGCGGCCGGGGGTGATTCCGTTGCCGCCGGGCGTCGTGGGCGACGCCCAGGGGCGGGCGAGCTTCCTGGAGACGGACGAGTTGAGGGACGTCCCCCTCTGGGAGTTCCGGCGCAGGGCCGGGGTGGTGGATCCGGCGCTCTGGGACCAGGTCAGGTATTTGGCGGGCTGA
- a CDS encoding DMT family transporter, which translates to MAWVLLIIAGLLEVGWSIGMKYTEGFTRLWPSLFTGAGIVASMVLLSHAAKTLPIGTAYGVWVGIGAAGAAVLGMVILGEPVTAARIFFVCLLLVAVVGLKATSGH; encoded by the coding sequence ATGGCCTGGGTTCTGCTGATCATCGCCGGTCTGCTCGAGGTGGGCTGGTCGATCGGGATGAAGTACACCGAGGGGTTCACGCGACTGTGGCCCAGCTTGTTCACGGGCGCGGGCATCGTCGCGAGCATGGTGCTGCTCTCGCATGCCGCGAAGACGTTGCCGATCGGTACGGCGTACGGGGTGTGGGTGGGCATCGGCGCCGCCGGTGCGGCGGTCCTTGGCATGGTGATTCTTGGTGAGCCGGTTACCGCGGCGCGGATCTTTTTCGTTTGTCTGCTGCTTGTGGCCGTCGTCGGGCTTAAGGCGACCTCGGGGCACTAA
- the rph gene encoding ribonuclease PH, whose product MSSTPRTDGRTPEQLRPITIERGWSKHAEGSVLVSFGDTKVFCTASVTEGVPRWRKGSGEGWVTAEYSMLPRATNTRGDREAVRGKIGGRTHEISRLIGRSLRAVIDYKALGENTIVLDCDVLQADGGTRTAAITGAYVALADAITWAQGKKLIKHGRKPLTGTVSAVSVGIVGGVPLLDLCYEEDVRADTDMNVVCTGDGRFVEVQGTAEAEPFDRKELNALLDLAVGGCDELAAVQRQALEATLQNG is encoded by the coding sequence ATGTCTTCAACGCCCCGCACCGACGGCCGCACCCCCGAACAGCTCCGCCCCATCACCATCGAGCGCGGCTGGAGCAAGCACGCCGAGGGATCCGTCCTCGTCTCCTTCGGAGACACCAAGGTCTTCTGCACCGCATCCGTCACCGAGGGCGTCCCGCGCTGGCGCAAGGGCAGCGGCGAAGGCTGGGTCACCGCCGAGTACTCCATGCTGCCGCGCGCCACCAACACCCGCGGCGACCGCGAGGCCGTGCGCGGCAAGATCGGCGGCCGCACGCACGAGATCAGCCGCCTCATCGGACGCTCGCTCCGCGCCGTCATCGACTACAAGGCGCTCGGCGAGAACACCATCGTCCTGGACTGCGACGTCCTCCAGGCCGACGGCGGCACCCGCACCGCCGCCATCACCGGCGCCTACGTCGCACTCGCCGACGCCATCACCTGGGCGCAGGGCAAGAAGCTCATCAAGCACGGCCGCAAGCCGCTGACCGGCACCGTCTCGGCCGTCTCCGTCGGCATCGTCGGCGGCGTACCCCTCCTCGACCTCTGCTACGAGGAAGACGTCAGGGCCGACACCGACATGAACGTCGTCTGCACCGGCGACGGCCGCTTCGTCGAGGTCCAGGGCACCGCCGAGGCCGAGCCCTTCGACCGCAAGGAGCTCAACGCGCTGCTCGACCTCGCGGTCGGCGGCTGCGACGAACTCGCCGCCGTGCAGCGCCAGGCGCTGGAAGCGACGCTCCAGAACGGCTGA
- a CDS encoding DUF7916 family protein: MTTERILDLDRERLAALRGRELTASVAAAEGRTMVAEVFADRAALIPLPGMPGVHNAELVASFGADIVVLNLIERAWDGERLDLPGLGTFTSIADLAAYIGRPVGINLEPGDVPEIRRAKPEYAKRLIDMGAAMLCLTANPGTGGSYEGLARVTEELRAGLGDDVALWSGKMHHAGHPERVTVERLTGLVDAGADGVVMPLPGTLPGVTKELAAAAVAAVQDAGAVVMGAIGTSQEGSHANVVPQLALTAKEVGIDAHHFGDSFLPGMCDPEVMYDYSVAIRGRRHTWNRMALGGRGHRRTA; this comes from the coding sequence ATGACAACCGAACGCATTCTCGACCTCGACCGCGAGCGCCTCGCCGCCCTGCGCGGGCGCGAGCTGACCGCCTCCGTGGCCGCCGCGGAGGGCCGCACCATGGTCGCCGAGGTCTTCGCCGACCGGGCCGCCCTGATCCCGCTGCCGGGCATGCCCGGCGTCCACAACGCCGAGCTCGTCGCCTCCTTCGGCGCCGACATCGTCGTACTGAACCTCATCGAGCGCGCCTGGGACGGCGAACGGCTCGACCTGCCGGGACTCGGCACCTTCACCTCCATCGCGGACCTCGCCGCGTACATCGGCCGCCCCGTCGGCATCAACCTGGAGCCCGGCGACGTCCCCGAGATCCGCCGCGCCAAGCCCGAGTACGCCAAGCGGCTGATCGACATGGGCGCGGCGATGCTCTGTCTGACGGCGAACCCGGGCACGGGAGGGTCGTACGAGGGGCTCGCGCGGGTCACCGAGGAGCTGCGCGCCGGGCTCGGCGACGACGTGGCGCTGTGGAGCGGCAAGATGCACCACGCGGGGCACCCGGAGCGGGTCACGGTGGAGCGCCTCACAGGTCTGGTGGACGCGGGCGCGGACGGCGTCGTCATGCCCCTGCCCGGCACGCTGCCCGGCGTCACCAAGGAGCTGGCCGCCGCGGCGGTGGCGGCCGTGCAGGACGCGGGCGCGGTGGTGATGGGCGCGATCGGCACCAGCCAGGAGGGCAGCCACGCGAACGTGGTGCCCCAACTCGCCCTGACCGCCAAGGAGGTGGGCATCGACGCCCACCACTTCGGCGACTCGTTCCTGCCGGGGATGTGCGACCCCGAGGTTATGTACGACTACTCGGTGGCGATCCGCGGCCGCCGCCACACCTGGAACAGGATGGCGCTCGGCGGCCGCGGCCACCGTCGTACGGCCTAG
- a CDS encoding PTS transporter subunit EIIC — translation MSTASAAPAAAKKKGSGVMPVLQRIGRSLMLPVAVMPAAALLVRLGADDMLGRESFPTWITKIASYMSAGGGAIIDNIALLFCVGIAIGFAKKSDGSTGLAAVAGYLVFQKVLATFTDSNLPKVQAVVDGKIVENAAPVNAGVLGGVVMGIVVALLYQKFYRTKLPDWAGFFGGRRLVPILSSFAGLVLGIVFGLIWPVLGAGLHNFGEWLVGSGAVGAGIFGVANRSLIPIGMHHLLNSFPWWQAGDYNGKHGDIPRFLEGDPTAGQFMTGFFPIMMFALPAACLAITHCARPERRKVVGGMMFSLALTAFVTGITEPIEFTFMFIAPVLYAIHAVLTGVSMALTWALGMKDGFGFSAGFIDYALNFGTATKPIGLAVVGLCFAALYYVVFRFAITKWNLPTPGRETDEELAELQKAEAK, via the coding sequence GTGTCCACGGCCAGTGCCGCCCCCGCGGCCGCCAAGAAGAAGGGCTCCGGCGTGATGCCGGTGCTGCAGCGCATCGGGCGCAGCCTCATGCTGCCGGTCGCCGTGATGCCGGCCGCCGCGCTCCTGGTGCGGCTCGGCGCCGACGACATGCTCGGCCGGGAGTCCTTCCCGACCTGGATCACCAAGATCGCCAGCTACATGTCGGCCGGCGGCGGCGCGATCATCGACAACATCGCGCTGCTGTTCTGCGTCGGCATCGCGATCGGCTTCGCCAAGAAGTCGGACGGCTCCACCGGCCTCGCGGCCGTCGCGGGCTACCTGGTCTTCCAGAAGGTGCTCGCCACCTTCACCGACAGCAACCTGCCGAAGGTGCAGGCCGTCGTCGACGGGAAGATCGTCGAGAACGCCGCCCCGGTCAACGCCGGTGTGCTCGGCGGTGTGGTCATGGGCATCGTCGTGGCCCTGCTCTACCAGAAGTTCTACCGGACCAAGCTCCCCGACTGGGCGGGCTTCTTCGGCGGCCGCCGCCTCGTCCCGATCCTGTCGTCCTTCGCGGGTCTGGTCCTCGGCATCGTCTTCGGTCTCATCTGGCCGGTCCTCGGCGCCGGTCTGCACAACTTCGGTGAGTGGCTGGTCGGTTCGGGCGCCGTGGGCGCGGGCATCTTCGGTGTCGCCAACCGTTCGCTGATCCCGATCGGCATGCACCACCTCCTGAACTCCTTCCCCTGGTGGCAGGCGGGCGACTACAACGGCAAGCACGGCGACATCCCGCGCTTCCTCGAGGGTGACCCGACCGCGGGCCAGTTCATGACCGGCTTCTTCCCGATCATGATGTTCGCCCTCCCCGCGGCCTGCCTCGCGATCACGCACTGCGCCCGTCCCGAGCGCCGCAAGGTCGTCGGCGGCATGATGTTCTCGCTCGCGCTCACCGCGTTCGTCACGGGCATCACGGAGCCCATCGAGTTCACGTTCATGTTCATCGCGCCGGTCCTGTACGCGATCCACGCGGTGCTCACCGGTGTCTCGATGGCCCTGACCTGGGCGCTCGGCATGAAGGACGGCTTCGGCTTCTCGGCCGGATTCATCGACTACGCGCTGAACTTCGGCACGGCCACCAAGCCGATCGGGCTCGCCGTCGTTGGCCTCTGCTTCGCGGCGCTCTACTACGTGGTCTTCCGCTTCGCGATCACCAAGTGGAACCTGCCGACGCCGGGCCGCGAGACCGACGAGGAGCTCGCGGAGCTCCAGAAGGCAGAGGCGAAGTAG
- the proP gene encoding glycine betaine/L-proline transporter ProP translates to MAAHEETEADTEAVKRHRALFRAVRRRKNPPLRRTDITVTDEAAVKRAVKAASLGNAMEWFDFGIYSYLAVTIGHVFFPSGNDTVQLVSSFATFAVSFLVRPIGGMVFGPMGDKIGRKKVLALTMIMMAIGTLAIGLIPSYATIGFWAPVLLIFFRLVQGFSTGGEYGGASTFIAEYAPDKRRGYFGSFLEMGTLAGYTGAAGLVLILNSALGSAAMESWGWRVPFLVAGPLGLVGLYLRLRLDETPAFQKMEDATFHSASEGASTVETTAKGDLAKIFRDHWATLILCIALVGAYNVTDYMLLSYMPTYLSDELGYDDSHGLLILIGTMVILMLIITQVGRLSDRFGRKPLLMTGMVGFLVVSIPAFLLIKQGSLLAVSGGMLLLGLSLVCLLGTMSATLPALFPTSVRYGSLSVGYNLSASLFGGTAPLVITSLISITGTDMIPAYYSMAAAVVGVIAVACMKETAQQPLAGSPPSVETKEEAAEMVEAQAPAPRF, encoded by the coding sequence ATGGCGGCCCACGAAGAGACCGAGGCCGATACCGAGGCGGTCAAGCGCCACCGTGCCCTGTTCCGGGCCGTCAGACGGCGCAAGAACCCGCCGTTGCGCCGCACCGACATCACGGTCACGGACGAGGCCGCGGTCAAGCGGGCGGTCAAGGCGGCCTCGCTCGGCAACGCCATGGAGTGGTTCGACTTCGGCATCTACAGCTATCTGGCGGTGACGATCGGCCATGTCTTCTTCCCTTCCGGGAACGACACGGTCCAACTGGTCTCGTCCTTCGCCACGTTCGCGGTGTCGTTCCTGGTCCGCCCCATCGGCGGCATGGTCTTCGGCCCCATGGGCGACAAGATCGGCCGCAAGAAGGTCCTCGCGCTGACGATGATCATGATGGCGATCGGCACGCTCGCCATCGGCCTGATCCCCTCCTACGCCACGATCGGCTTCTGGGCCCCCGTCCTGCTGATCTTCTTCCGCCTGGTCCAGGGCTTCTCGACGGGCGGCGAGTACGGCGGCGCCTCCACGTTCATCGCCGAGTACGCGCCCGACAAGCGCCGCGGCTACTTCGGCAGCTTCCTGGAGATGGGCACCCTCGCCGGATACACCGGCGCGGCGGGCCTCGTCCTCATCCTCAACAGCGCCCTCGGCTCCGCCGCCATGGAGTCCTGGGGTTGGCGCGTCCCGTTCCTCGTCGCGGGCCCGCTCGGCCTCGTCGGCCTCTACCTGCGGCTGCGCCTCGACGAGACCCCGGCCTTCCAGAAGATGGAGGACGCGACGTTCCACTCCGCCTCCGAGGGCGCGTCCACCGTGGAGACGACGGCCAAGGGCGACCTGGCGAAGATCTTCCGCGACCACTGGGCCACGCTCATCCTCTGCATCGCCCTGGTCGGCGCGTACAACGTCACCGACTACATGCTGCTCTCCTACATGCCGACGTACCTCTCCGACGAACTCGGCTACGACGACTCGCACGGCCTCCTGATCCTCATCGGCACCATGGTGATCCTGATGCTGATCATCACCCAGGTGGGACGCCTCTCCGACCGCTTCGGCCGCAAGCCGCTCCTGATGACGGGCATGGTCGGCTTCCTGGTCGTCTCGATCCCCGCGTTCCTCCTCATCAAGCAGGGCAGCCTGCTCGCGGTCTCCGGAGGCATGCTGCTGCTCGGCCTCTCCCTGGTCTGCCTCCTCGGCACGATGTCGGCGACGCTCCCCGCCCTCTTCCCCACCTCGGTCCGCTACGGCTCCCTCTCGGTGGGCTACAACCTCTCCGCCTCCCTCTTCGGCGGCACGGCCCCCCTGGTCATCACGTCCCTGATCAGCATCACGGGCACGGACATGATCCCGGCGTACTACTCGATGGCGGCGGCGGTCGTGGGCGTCATCGCGGTGGCGTGCATGAAGGAAACGGCCCAGCAGCCGCTGGCGGGTTCGCCTCCGTCGGTGGAGACGAAGGAGGAGGCGGCGGAAATGGTGGAGGCACAGGCTCCGGCGCCGCGGTTCTGA
- the bcp gene encoding thioredoxin-dependent thiol peroxidase, whose amino-acid sequence MSERLTPGDTAPAFTLPDADGKDVSLADHKGRKVIVYFYPAALTPGCTKQACDFTDNLDVLAAAGYDVIGVSPDKPEKLAKFREQENLKVTLVGDPSKKTLEAYGAFGEKKLYGKTVTGVIRSTVVVDEQGKVEHAFYNVKATGHVAKIIRDLGV is encoded by the coding sequence ATGAGCGAGCGACTCACGCCGGGCGACACCGCCCCCGCCTTCACCCTGCCCGACGCGGACGGCAAGGACGTCTCGCTTGCCGACCACAAGGGCCGCAAGGTCATCGTCTACTTCTACCCGGCCGCCCTCACCCCCGGCTGCACCAAGCAGGCCTGCGACTTCACGGACAACCTCGACGTGCTCGCGGCCGCCGGGTACGACGTCATCGGCGTCTCCCCCGACAAGCCGGAGAAGCTCGCCAAGTTCCGCGAGCAGGAGAACCTCAAGGTCACGCTGGTCGGCGACCCCTCCAAGAAGACCCTTGAGGCGTACGGCGCCTTCGGCGAGAAGAAGCTGTACGGCAAGACGGTGACGGGCGTCATCCGCTCCACCGTGGTCGTCGACGAGCAGGGCAAGGTCGAGCACGCCTTCTACAACGTCAAGGCGACGGGACACGTCGCCAAGATCATCCGGGACCTCGGCGTCTGA